GTGGTTGGCCTGATCGTACGGCTTGATCGTCCAGTCCATCCGCGCGGCGAAATCGTTCTGGAATGCCGATCGCCACCGCCAGACCGTGGCATATGGATCATCGTGCCACTGGCCGTCCTGACCGAGGACTTCGTCGGTCGTATCGGTCCAGATCGGCCGGGTCTCGGACGTGAGGAACCATTTCTGCGGGCGCGGGGCGTACAGCTCATACCGCCCACCCCAGCCGCCCCAATCGGGATGCTCGGGGGCGTTGAGGCCGTTGTCGACCAGGTACAGGAAGGACGGCGTGTCGCCTTCCATCTGGAACTTCCAATTGGGATATTCAGCGGCGAGCGCGCCCTTGCCGCGGATGTTGCGGTCGATCCACTCGTTGGTGACTAGCGAATAGTCGCCGCCGGCGAAGCGGCCGTGGAACCTGTCGCCGCTGATCCCGATCCAGGTCGATTTGTGGAACGTCGCGCCCGGGCTGACGATGTAGAACAGCTCGGGGAATTCGCGGCGAATCCACGGGCCGCTGTCGTCCTGGTCGGAAATCGCATAGATGCGCAGCTTGGCGACGATGCGGTCCAGCGCTGCCTTCGAACGCGTCTGGCGGATCTTCCACAGGGCCTGGCCGAGTACGCTCGGCCCGCCCCACACCGTCACCCACAAGGGTCGGCTATCCGCCCGATCGACTGCCTCGATCAGCTTGTCGGAGCCCGGCGAGTCCATCCCGGGCCCGATGCTCGCCTGGCCATCGACCGGGAGGCCGCGCGCGATCGTAGCGCGAAGCGCGGTGGTGGAGGGGAAGCCGGGCTCATGGAGCGCGAGATTGTCGCGCACCTTCGCATAGCCCTGGATCACCTTTTCGATCTGCTCGGGAAACAGCCCGCCGCCGTTGCGGGTGGCGACCAGCCCCTCGATGTCGAAGTGATTGGCGTAGGTCATCAGCCGGACCATCGACATCTTGTCGTCGGGGTCGCCGCCGATGTCGGTAAGCACGAACAGCCGCACCTTCGCGGGCTGGGGCGCAGTAGCGCTTGGTGAGGTGGGCATCGCCGATGCCGGTTGGATCGCAGCCAGAAGTGCGATG
This genomic stretch from Sphingomonas sp. LM7 harbors:
- a CDS encoding nucleoside hydrolase-like domain-containing protein, which translates into the protein MPTSPSATAPQPAKVRLFVLTDIGGDPDDKMSMVRLMTYANHFDIEGLVATRNGGGLFPEQIEKVIQGYAKVRDNLALHEPGFPSTTALRATIARGLPVDGQASIGPGMDSPGSDKLIEAVDRADSRPLWVTVWGGPSVLGQALWKIRQTRSKAALDRIVAKLRIYAISDQDDSGPWIRREFPELFYIVSPGATFHKSTWIGISGDRFHGRFAGGDYSLVTNEWIDRNIRGKGALAAEYPNWKFQMEGDTPSFLYLVDNGLNAPEHPDWGGWGGRYELYAPRPQKWFLTSETRPIWTDTTDEVLGQDGQWHDDPYATVWRWRSAFQNDFAARMDWTIKPYDQANHPPVPKLATPARITAAPGQRVDLSAIGSTDPDGDALSYHWFVYEEPGTRSMSNNISGEKLQVRDSDQPKAWLTVKTDRTVAPGTGTIHVILAVTDQGTPRLTRYKRVIIDVRS